The proteins below are encoded in one region of Oreochromis niloticus isolate F11D_XX linkage group LG6, O_niloticus_UMD_NMBU, whole genome shotgun sequence:
- the LOC112847051 gene encoding sialoadhesin-like produces the protein MKPEFKLWIKKWRTGDKELEKPIEPSGRVEYHDNVKNQHTLTIKNLKKNDSGEYTFILKRHDKELKLPGVFLIVTELRVKMSPSAVVTEGQRVTLTCSTSCPLTDNTNYIWYLNSRPLNMTETHNKHLILDAVSRENIRNYSCGVKTNKDSTTAQWLPAAAGGFAALLLIIIILLTVFCCRGKKKASSHSPKSEISDNKQQVSLNPIYGNNPAQHSRMLDTMNHEAQLYANEVDLYSNGASLYCNL, from the exons ATGAAACCAGAGTTTAAATTATGGATTAAAAAATGGAGAACAGGGGATAAGGAACTTGAAAAACCGATTGAGCCTTCAGGTCGTGTGGAGTATCACGACAATGTGAAGAACCAACATACCCTGACCATCAAAAACCTGAAGAAGAATGACTCAGGAGAATATACATTCATCCTGAAACGACATGATAAAGAACTGAAACTGCCTGGAGTCTTTTTGATTGTCACAG AGCTGAGAGTGAAGATGAGTCCTTCTGCAGTGGTGACAGAGGGTCAGAGAGTCACACTGACCTGCAGTACCAGCTGTCCTCTGACTgacaacacaaactacatttggtACTTGAACAGTCGACCTCTGAACatgacagagacacacaacaaACATCTGATCCTAGACGCAGTCAGCAGGGAGAATATAAGAAATTATTCCTGTGGTGTTAAAACCAACAAGGATAGCACCACAGCTCAATGGCtaccagcagctgcaggaggTTTTGCAGCTCtcctgttaataataataatacttctCACTGTGTTCTGCTGCCGGGG AAAAAAGAAGGCTTCCAGTCATTCTCCAAAGAGTGAAATATCAGACAACAAACAGCAG GTCAGCCTTAAtcccatatatggaaacaacCCAGCTCAGCACAGCAGGATGCTTGACACCATGAACCACGAAGCTCAGCTCTATGCCAATGAAGTTGATCTCTATTCCAATGGCGCTAGTCTCTACTGTAACCTCTAA